Below is a window of Enterococcus gilvus ATCC BAA-350 DNA.
GTGAAGTGATTGCTATGCGCTGGGCAAATTATTACAATTTGCCAGGTACGACTTTGACGGCACCGCACCATGTAACTTCGGTGCCTTATGCAATTATAATGAACTGGATATTAGACAAATTAGGTGCAGGTAAGATCAATTGGGACCCTGCCACATTGAAAAAGAAATTAGGCTTTTTAGGTGAACCGATCACTTTAGGATTGTTCTTAGGGCTGTTAATCGGGATTATGGGGAATTTGAATACGTTAAATACGTTAGATGGCTGGGGCAGTGTACTTACTATGGGATTAGCGGTATCAGCTGTAATGGCGGTATTCCCTAGAGTAGCCAGTATCTTTGCTTCTGCATTTACCAGCTTGACAAATGCGAGTAAAAAGACAGCGAAGGGCAGTGGTAAGAACCGTGAATGGATGCTGTCGGTTAATGATGCTGTGGGCTATGGTGAGCCCGCAACATTGATGACAGGTCTGATTTTGATTCCTATTATGGTTTTGTTGGCGATGGTTTTACCAGGAAATGAGACATTGCCGTTAGTTGACTTAATCGCATTGCCTTATATGGTAGAGATGATCATCTGTGTTTCGAAAGGAAACATCTTTAAAGGGGTGATTTCTGGCGTCATTTGGTTTACGATTGGTTTATATGTATGTACGTTAACTGCTCCATACTTCACGGAAGTTGCTTCTCAAGTTGGGGTAAATATTCCAGAAGGCGCTATGATGATTACAAGCTTCGGGATTTTATATAATCCTGTGATGGCATTGATTTTCTTGGCATTCTTGTCTGGAAACTTCTTATGGATGGGAATTGTAGTAGTGCTTTACTTAGCAATGTATGTCCTGTTCAAGAAAAATAAACAAGCCGTTTGGAGCTTTTTGGAAGGAGAAACACCTGATAATACTCCAAAAGAAAAGGTGGTAGCATGAAGGCGTTAGTCAAAACAGAACCTGGCTACAACAAAATGGCATTATTGGAAATCGAGACTCCTTGTCCGAAAGACAACGAGGTCTTGATAAAAGTAGCTTATACAGGGATTTGCGGAACGGATATTCATGGCTTTAAAGGGGAATATGATCGTTTGAAAACACCGCTAGTTTTAGGTCATGAATTTTCCGGTGTTGTTGAAGCAATGGGGGAAAAGGTGACCAGTGTAAGCATAGGGGATCAAGTTACCAGTGAAACAACATTTGATACTTGCGGTGAGTGTGAATATTGTCAAAATAAGGAATACAATCTTTGTTTAAATCGTAAAGGGTTAGGCAGTCAAGTTAATGGAAGTTTTGCGGAATATGTGCTGACCCGAGAAGAGAGTATACACATATTAGATGAAAAGATCAGTTTACTAGCTGCAGCCATTACTGAGCCGATTGCCTGTGGGGTACATGCAAGCATGGAGAAGGTTCAAGTGCAAAAAAATGATGTAGCAGTCATTGTGGGACCCGGTCCAATAGGGTTGTGTTTAAGCCAAGTGTTAAAAAGCGCCGAAGTGAAAGTGATTGTTGTAGGGATCACTCAAGATGCCGAACGATTAAAAACTGCAAATGAATTAGGTGCGGATCGGGTGATTGATTCATTGACAGAAGATGCAGCTGCAATTATTGAAGAATTTACACATGGTAAAGGTGCCGATTATTGCTTTGAGTGTTCAGGAGCGGCACCAGCAATTAAGGGGATATTCGATTATTTGAAGCAAAAAGGTACTTTAGTACAGATGGGTGTCTTTGCCAAAAATTTAAATGAATTAGACATGAATTCCATCGTACAAAGGGAAATCAACGTCATCGGCTCAAGATCACAAAAACCGTCGACTTGGCATTTGACGCTGGATTTGATGAAACAAGAGAAAATCAATGCAGAACGGTTGATCACGAAAATTTATCCATTGGAGCAATGGGCAGAAGCGATTGAACAAGTGATGGCTGGAAATGAAATCAAGGTTGTTCTGCAACCGAATAAAGGATAGGCAGGGATGTATATGGTAGAAAAAAACCTCGTGGAAAGAAATTGCATTTTGCTGGATCAAGAAATTCATTCCTTTGAAGAAGTGATTCAACTGATTGGTAAGGAATTTGAAAGCGCGCAAATTGTTAAACCGTCTTACGTAGAAGCGGTAATTGAAAGGGAAAAAGTTTTTCCTACGGGTTTGGCGGCTGATGGACATACCATTGCGATTCCTCATACGGACCCAGAACATGTCTTGCGTCCTGGGATGGGTGTCGTTGTAACGAAAGAGCCGATTGAAGTATCCATGATGGGAAGTCCGGATATTAAATTGCAAAGCAATATTTTCTTTCCGTTGGCAATGGAACATCCGAAGAAGCAATTGGACTTACTGCGTCAATTAATGAGTATTTTCAAAACGAAAGAAGACCTTGATACGATCCGAGCAGCAAAAACACCAGATGACGTTTTAGCTGTAACGAGTAAAATAAAATGGTAAGAATCACCATATGAAGAAAGCGCTATATTATAATGAACAAAAGATTTACTAAAAGAAGTAAAGGGTTATTTATAAATAGGAGGGTCAATGATGACAGAAATCAAAGTATTATCTGTATGTGGTTCAGGTACGGTAAGTTCAGCAATGGTTGGTGAACGAATTGTTGAGTTGTTGGAAGAGCATGGTTACGAAGCAGAGATCCAAGAGGTAAATCCTGGGATGGTTAAGGGTGCCGTCGCTAATGGGGACATTGATTTAGTTGCCTTTACCAGCCCTATTGATCCTGCTGATGCTGAAGGGATTCCGCAAATAAATTCTGTGGGATTGCTTACAGGTTTGGACGAAGATACATTTTTAGAAGCTGCATTGAAAGCCTTAAAAGAGATGGGAAAATAAAGGGTAAAAGGGCTGGATCGTGTATCCAGTCTTTTTTTGAAAGGAATTTCAGATGAATTTAATTGCTATAGATCTTGATGGAACGGCATTGGATTCCAGTGGTAAATTACCCAAAACAGTTGCGCAAGCGATTCAACAAAGAGCCCAGAATAAGAAATACAAATTTGCTTTTTGCTCAGGTCGGCCAATGTCTGGTGTTTTTTCTCATGCGATGGCTGCTGGGATATCTGCGGAGTATCATGTTGTTGCAAATGGCGCGATGGTTCAAAATGGAAGAGGAGCGAGAATCGTAGAAGAGCTACTTGCTTTTTCTGCGTATCAAGAATTGACAGCGTTTTGCTGTGAAAATAAGCTGACATGTATTGCCGTCGATGATCAAGGAGCGACGACTTCCTTTTCATCGATCAATCTCGGTACACTAGAATTTTGTTTTTTAACGAATACGCGCTTAGAGGTTCGTCCGATAGAAGAAGTGGCTGCAGATGAGAAATATTCAAAATTGCTTATTTGTGATAACCCCGATATAATAAAACAGAATAAAAGTATGATAGAGAAGCATTTTTCTAAACGCTATTCCTGTGTCCAAGGCTACCCAACGATGATAGAATTCGCCAAAAAAAATGTGGATAAGGGAAGCTCATTATCAAAATTAGCCCAATATTACAGACTTTCAGACAATCAAGTTTTTGTGATTGGCGATAATGGAAATGATCTTTCATCTTTTAAGCGATTCTCTCAATCAATCGCGATGGGAAACGCAACAGATGAA
It encodes the following:
- a CDS encoding PTS galactitol transporter subunit IIC → MELLQNILSSFGAAVVVPVMLFIVALFLKVKPKKAFQSALNAGIGLTGFNLIVNSFVPIVTPVINNMVEQTGVKLPVFDTGWQATSVIAYSTQVGVIFLVVGLVLQVALFLIKWTDVFMPSDMWNNYSFMVWGSMIYLITDNMPLAMACMIIQNLYVMLLGEVIAMRWANYYNLPGTTLTAPHHVTSVPYAIIMNWILDKLGAGKINWDPATLKKKLGFLGEPITLGLFLGLLIGIMGNLNTLNTLDGWGSVLTMGLAVSAVMAVFPRVASIFASAFTSLTNASKKTAKGSGKNREWMLSVNDAVGYGEPATLMTGLILIPIMVLLAMVLPGNETLPLVDLIALPYMVEMIICVSKGNIFKGVISGVIWFTIGLYVCTLTAPYFTEVASQVGVNIPEGAMMITSFGILYNPVMALIFLAFLSGNFLWMGIVVVLYLAMYVLFKKNKQAVWSFLEGETPDNTPKEKVVA
- a CDS encoding zinc-dependent alcohol dehydrogenase, with protein sequence MKALVKTEPGYNKMALLEIETPCPKDNEVLIKVAYTGICGTDIHGFKGEYDRLKTPLVLGHEFSGVVEAMGEKVTSVSIGDQVTSETTFDTCGECEYCQNKEYNLCLNRKGLGSQVNGSFAEYVLTREESIHILDEKISLLAAAITEPIACGVHASMEKVQVQKNDVAVIVGPGPIGLCLSQVLKSAEVKVIVVGITQDAERLKTANELGADRVIDSLTEDAAAIIEEFTHGKGADYCFECSGAAPAIKGIFDYLKQKGTLVQMGVFAKNLNELDMNSIVQREINVIGSRSQKPSTWHLTLDLMKQEKINAERLITKIYPLEQWAEAIEQVMAGNEIKVVLQPNKG
- a CDS encoding PTS sugar transporter subunit IIA; translated protein: MYMVEKNLVERNCILLDQEIHSFEEVIQLIGKEFESAQIVKPSYVEAVIEREKVFPTGLAADGHTIAIPHTDPEHVLRPGMGVVVTKEPIEVSMMGSPDIKLQSNIFFPLAMEHPKKQLDLLRQLMSIFKTKEDLDTIRAAKTPDDVLAVTSKIKW
- a CDS encoding PTS sugar transporter subunit IIB, translated to MTEIKVLSVCGSGTVSSAMVGERIVELLEEHGYEAEIQEVNPGMVKGAVANGDIDLVAFTSPIDPADAEGIPQINSVGLLTGLDEDTFLEAALKALKEMGK
- a CDS encoding Cof-type HAD-IIB family hydrolase gives rise to the protein MNLIAIDLDGTALDSSGKLPKTVAQAIQQRAQNKKYKFAFCSGRPMSGVFSHAMAAGISAEYHVVANGAMVQNGRGARIVEELLAFSAYQELTAFCCENKLTCIAVDDQGATTSFSSINLGTLEFCFLTNTRLEVRPIEEVAADEKYSKLLICDNPDIIKQNKSMIEKHFSKRYSCVQGYPTMIEFAKKNVDKGSSLSKLAQYYRLSDNQVFVIGDNGNDLSSFKRFSQSIAMGNATDELKQAAKWHCPTNDEDGVVRALEMIDDFIT